A single region of the Bacteroidota bacterium genome encodes:
- the kdpF gene encoding K(+)-transporting ATPase subunit F: MPFSTNLLIGSKKFDVMIILLIIAICVFGYMCYVLIKPEKF, translated from the coding sequence ATGCCGTTTTCTACAAATTTATTAATTGGTTCGAAAAAATTTGATGTTATGATCATATTATTAATTATTGCGATTTGCGTATTTGGATATATGTGCTATGTGCTTATTAAACCTGAAAAATTTTAA
- the kdpA gene encoding potassium-transporting ATPase subunit KdpA, which produces MNSELIGVISMYGIAIILAILLGKYIGKIFNYEKTWLDKLFNPLDKLFFKLSGIDPLNPMNWKQHLSALLTINLIWFIICMLVLTNMHWLPLNPDQNPSMKADLAFNTAVSFVTNTNLQHYSGETGLSYFGQLILMLWQFISAATGIAICAVVFHAMKERTAANLGNFYSFFVRSATRILFPIAFVVAVLLILNGTPMTFNGKDTITTVEGNEQQISQGPVAAFVAIKQIGTNGGGFYGPNSANPMENPNYLTNFIENVSIILIPIAMIFAMGHVLRRKKLAWTIMGVMTFGFLMLAIPTINFEMHGNPEITEMGINQSLGSMEGKEVRFGSAASAFWATSTTATSNGSVNSMHDSMTPLTGLTTLLGMMINCFYGGVGVGFLNFYIFIILAVFISGLMVGRTPEFLGKKIEAREMKIAMIIALLHPFLILVATAISSFLYMSDPVAYAGWLNNPGFHGFSEMLYEFTSSSANNGSGFEGLGDNTPFWNIACGIVMLLARYLPIIGPVAIAGILYQKKYIPESNGTLKTDTTTFGLLVFAIISIVAALAFFPVLTLGPIAEYFSMIK; this is translated from the coding sequence ATGAACTCTGAACTTATAGGCGTAATTAGTATGTATGGTATTGCCATTATTTTGGCGATACTGCTAGGAAAATATATCGGCAAGATTTTCAACTATGAAAAAACTTGGTTGGATAAACTGTTTAATCCACTTGATAAATTGTTTTTCAAACTCAGTGGCATTGATCCATTAAATCCAATGAACTGGAAGCAACACCTTTCAGCATTACTTACAATCAACCTGATTTGGTTTATTATATGTATGCTCGTTTTAACCAATATGCATTGGTTGCCACTAAATCCGGATCAAAATCCAAGTATGAAAGCTGATTTGGCGTTTAACACTGCTGTCAGTTTTGTTACAAATACAAATCTTCAACATTATTCCGGAGAAACCGGCTTGTCGTATTTCGGCCAATTAATTTTAATGTTATGGCAATTTATCAGCGCTGCAACGGGAATTGCAATTTGTGCAGTTGTTTTTCATGCCATGAAAGAAAGAACCGCCGCTAACCTCGGCAACTTTTATTCTTTTTTTGTAAGGAGTGCTACGCGTATTTTATTTCCTATTGCATTTGTAGTAGCTGTTTTATTAATATTAAACGGCACACCAATGACCTTTAACGGAAAGGATACAATTACCACTGTGGAAGGCAACGAGCAACAAATTAGTCAGGGACCTGTTGCTGCTTTTGTTGCTATAAAACAAATAGGAACAAATGGAGGAGGTTTTTATGGACCAAATTCTGCAAACCCGATGGAGAACCCGAATTACCTGACCAATTTCATCGAAAATGTGTCAATTATTTTAATTCCGATAGCTATGATATTTGCTATGGGCCATGTTTTACGCAGGAAAAAATTGGCATGGACAATTATGGGTGTAATGACATTCGGATTTTTAATGCTGGCAATACCTACAATCAATTTTGAAATGCATGGTAACCCGGAAATAACAGAAATGGGAATAAATCAGTCGTTGGGTAGTATGGAGGGAAAAGAAGTGCGATTTGGTTCGGCGGCTTCTGCTTTTTGGGCAACAAGTACCACCGCAACCAGTAATGGATCAGTAAATTCGATGCACGATAGTATGACACCACTAACCGGATTAACCACTTTATTAGGTATGATGATTAATTGTTTTTATGGTGGGGTAGGCGTTGGGTTTTTAAACTTTTACATTTTTATAATTCTTGCAGTATTTATCAGTGGTTTAATGGTTGGCAGAACACCCGAATTTTTAGGTAAAAAAATCGAAGCGCGGGAAATGAAAATAGCAATGATAATTGCGCTGTTACATCCGTTTTTAATATTGGTTGCAACTGCAATTTCAAGCTTTTTATATATGTCGGATCCCGTTGCATATGCCGGATGGTTAAACAACCCCGGATTTCACGGGTTTAGCGAAATGTTGTATGAATTTACATCCTCAAGCGCTAATAATGGCAGTGGTTTTGAAGGCTTGGGCGACAACACACCGTTTTGGAATATTGCCTGTGGAATTGTCATGTTACTGGCAAGGTATTTACCTATTATCGGACCTGTAGCCATTGCAGGAATTTTGTATCAAAAAAAATATATCCCGGAAAGCAACGGTACCTTAAAAACCGATACCACTACATTCGGTCTTTTAGTTTTTGCTATTATTTCAATAGTTGCAGCACTTGCATTTTTTCCGGTGCTCACACTTGGACCAATAGCAGAATATTTTTCAATGATTAAATAA
- a CDS encoding porin, with protein sequence MNAIQTEVIPNKGNLSGYLEVYYGYDFSNPENHTRPSFVYSHNRHNEVNLNLGLIKYNYTSNLVRSNFALMAGTYANANLAAEPGVLKNIYEANVGVKISKKNEIWVDAGIMPSHIGFESAISKDCWNLTRSLLAENSPYYESGVKISYTNKSQKLFLSGLLLNGWQRMQRVNGYNVPAFGHQLTYKPNDKITLNSSSFIGSDLPDSLKTIRYFHNFYGWFKLNPKLELMVGFDIGANHKNSDTMFTQIWYSPVLIAKIPVTKNMTIAARAEYYSDKNEVIIATGTANGFQTFGYSVNLDYLIADLMLWRMEVRGLQSKDSIFYAEDKLVNTNYFITSSLAISF encoded by the coding sequence ATAAATGCTATTCAAACAGAGGTTATTCCAAATAAAGGTAATTTATCGGGCTATTTGGAGGTTTATTATGGTTATGACTTTAGTAACCCTGAGAATCATACAAGGCCTTCTTTTGTTTATTCTCATAACAGACATAATGAAGTAAATTTGAATTTGGGATTAATTAAATATAATTACACGAGTAATTTAGTTCGGTCAAATTTTGCCCTGATGGCTGGGACATATGCTAATGCAAACCTTGCAGCGGAACCTGGTGTACTCAAAAATATTTATGAAGCTAATGTGGGTGTAAAAATTAGTAAAAAAAATGAAATTTGGGTTGATGCCGGTATTATGCCTTCACATATTGGGTTTGAAAGTGCCATAAGTAAAGATTGTTGGAATCTTACCCGTAGTTTACTGGCAGAAAATTCTCCATATTATGAAAGTGGTGTAAAAATTTCTTACACGAACAAAAGCCAAAAATTGTTCTTAAGTGGATTATTGCTTAACGGATGGCAACGTATGCAACGTGTTAATGGTTACAATGTACCTGCGTTTGGTCATCAGTTAACCTATAAACCTAATGATAAAATAACATTAAACAGCAGTTCATTTATTGGCAGTGATTTGCCCGACAGTTTAAAAACAATACGTTATTTTCATAATTTTTACGGATGGTTTAAGTTGAATCCTAAATTGGAGCTTATGGTGGGTTTCGACATTGGTGCAAATCACAAAAATTCGGACACTATGTTTACTCAAATTTGGTATTCACCGGTGCTGATTGCTAAAATTCCGGTTACAAAAAATATGACTATAGCAGCAAGAGCTGAATATTATAGTGATAAAAACGAAGTGATTATTGCAACAGGAACAGCAAATGGATTTCAAACATTTGGGTATTCGGTAAATTTGGATTACCTTATTGCAGACTTAATGTTATGGCGAATGGAAGTAAGAGGTTTGCAAAGTAAGGACAGTATATTTTATGCAGAAGATAAATTGGTAAATACTAATTATTTTATAACAAGCTCACTGGCTATTTCATTTTAA
- a CDS encoding sensor protein KdpD, which yields MADKENTVQHFLDLIKKSRRGKFKIYIGMSAGVGKTYRMLQEAHTLLKSGIDVKIGYIETHSRKETHDLLLGLPLVPRRKIFYKGKELEEMDVQAIINLRPEVVIVDELAHTNVEGSKNEKRWQDVMDILAAGINVISALNIQHIESLNEEVKGITGIEIKERVPDSVLAQADEVVNIDLTADELITRLKEGKIYQAEKIELALQNFFKSDHILQLRELALKEVASQVERKVETEVTRSNVLKHERFMACISSNELTAKTVIRKTARLANYYNSKWYTLYVQTPKEKADKIPLDKQRHLINNFKLATELGAEIIKVENISISRAIIEQAVERNITTICIGKPHLNLLKIILATNVFNELIKKLSSNDIDIVILS from the coding sequence ATGGCAGATAAAGAAAACACCGTTCAGCATTTTCTCGACCTGATTAAAAAATCGAGGCGCGGGAAATTTAAAATCTATATCGGCATGAGCGCCGGTGTAGGTAAAACATATCGTATGTTGCAGGAGGCGCATACTTTACTGAAAAGTGGTATCGATGTAAAAATCGGTTACATTGAAACACATTCCAGAAAAGAAACACACGACTTATTGCTCGGACTGCCCTTAGTGCCCAGAAGAAAAATATTTTACAAGGGTAAAGAACTCGAAGAAATGGATGTGCAGGCAATTATTAATCTGCGACCTGAAGTTGTTATTGTTGATGAACTGGCGCATACCAATGTAGAAGGCAGTAAAAATGAAAAACGCTGGCAAGATGTAATGGATATTCTTGCAGCTGGAATAAACGTAATTTCGGCCTTAAATATTCAGCATATAGAAAGTTTGAATGAAGAAGTTAAAGGCATTACCGGTATTGAGATAAAAGAAAGAGTCCCTGATAGTGTTTTGGCTCAGGCCGATGAAGTGGTTAACATTGATTTAACTGCCGACGAATTAATTACAAGACTTAAAGAAGGAAAAATTTACCAGGCGGAAAAAATTGAACTGGCCTTACAAAATTTTTTTAAAAGTGACCATATCCTTCAATTAAGAGAATTAGCTTTGAAAGAGGTTGCCTCGCAGGTTGAACGCAAAGTGGAAACCGAAGTAACCCGATCAAATGTATTAAAACATGAACGGTTTATGGCTTGTATCAGCAGTAATGAACTCACAGCAAAAACGGTAATTCGGAAAACAGCAAGGCTGGCGAATTATTATAATAGTAAATGGTATACGCTATATGTTCAAACGCCTAAGGAAAAAGCGGATAAAATTCCACTCGACAAACAGCGACACCTGATTAATAATTTTAAATTAGCTACAGAACTGGGGGCGGAAATTATTAAAGTGGAAAATATTTCCATATCGAGAGCCATTATAGAACAGGCTGTAGAACGAAATATCACCACAATTTGTATCGGGAAACCACATTTAAATTTGTTAAAAATAATTTTGGCGACAAATGTGTTTAATGAACTTATTAAGAAGTTGTCGTCTAATGATATTGATATTGTAATTCTTTCATAA